The Corallococcus caeni genome includes a region encoding these proteins:
- a CDS encoding O-antigen ligase family protein has protein sequence MVTDTKTVEAGRWRTAVAAVLGLYAVGLVLAEAVLQAGAILATALALALAVTKRLRLEKDVRAFVLASVALCVWQLLSPAVALMTGAAAKWPRGARYGQALDTVAGAAVACIGTLGVPWLMLGGLIAGGWLAAAALGLFQHRVPWPWEPPKFTKLNLSRLHENFGTEEHPRYAAGGFFFHRLRFAHGAIAVLGPALAVIGRSKVTRRRVLAGVMVLGLLLSIYAAFARAALGAALGVCVLALLLLLRGTARKAGLGVAVALVVAVLLTPAWRERFGKAVDNLFGSGERSLAMSVGWRLVREHPLVGVGFGNHKPAALATQAETGITDLLATDSHNIWLTAWAETGLVGLVLLATMHALLARALVRRHRAGSIPATGALLSFVGFHVLALVHYLPFHPSVHLSFMFVWGLGLNDYGERKNQT, from the coding sequence ATGGTCACGGATACCAAGACGGTCGAGGCAGGGCGCTGGCGGACGGCGGTCGCCGCGGTGTTGGGGCTCTACGCGGTGGGCCTGGTGCTGGCGGAGGCGGTGCTCCAGGCGGGAGCCATCCTGGCCACGGCGCTGGCCCTGGCGCTGGCGGTGACGAAGCGGCTGAGGCTGGAGAAGGACGTCAGGGCGTTCGTGCTGGCGAGCGTCGCCCTGTGTGTCTGGCAGCTCCTCTCCCCAGCGGTCGCGCTGATGACAGGGGCCGCGGCGAAGTGGCCGAGGGGCGCGAGGTACGGCCAGGCGCTGGACACGGTGGCGGGAGCGGCGGTCGCGTGCATCGGGACGCTGGGGGTGCCGTGGCTGATGCTGGGAGGCCTCATCGCGGGAGGCTGGCTCGCGGCGGCGGCCCTGGGCTTGTTCCAGCACCGGGTGCCGTGGCCCTGGGAGCCGCCGAAGTTCACGAAGCTGAACCTGTCGCGACTGCACGAGAACTTCGGGACGGAGGAGCACCCGAGGTACGCGGCGGGGGGCTTCTTCTTCCACCGGCTGAGGTTCGCGCACGGAGCGATTGCCGTGCTGGGCCCTGCGCTGGCGGTGATTGGCCGCTCGAAGGTGACACGGCGGCGGGTGCTGGCGGGCGTGATGGTGCTGGGGCTGCTGCTGTCCATCTACGCCGCCTTCGCGCGAGCGGCGTTGGGAGCGGCGCTGGGCGTGTGTGTGTTGGCGCTGCTGCTGTTGCTGCGAGGGACGGCGAGGAAGGCCGGGCTCGGGGTGGCGGTGGCGCTGGTGGTCGCGGTCCTGCTGACGCCCGCGTGGCGGGAGCGGTTCGGCAAGGCGGTGGACAACCTCTTCGGCAGCGGAGAGCGCTCGCTGGCGATGTCCGTGGGCTGGCGCCTGGTGCGCGAGCATCCGTTGGTGGGCGTGGGCTTCGGCAATCACAAACCCGCGGCCCTGGCGACGCAGGCGGAGACGGGCATCACTGACCTGCTGGCCACGGACTCACACAATATCTGGCTGACGGCCTGGGCGGAGACGGGGCTCGTGGGGCTGGTGTTGCTGGCGACGATGCACGCACTGCTCGCGAGGGCGCTGGTGCGAAGGCACCGGGCAGGTTCCATCCCGGCCACGGGAGCCCTGCTGTCCTTCGTGGGCTTCCACGTCCTGGCCCTGGTGCACTACCTGCCGTTCCACCCCAGCGTGCACCTGTCATTCATGTTCGTGTGGGGGCTGGGATTGAATGATTATGGCGAAAGAAAAAACCAAACGTGA
- a CDS encoding ELWxxDGT repeat protein yields the protein MRLGFAYVLAVLGLWGCGGVQDPEAPAVEEREVQAQACTPALAATKVKDILPPDAPLPSPFRPIPTGLTNVQGTLYFSADPYQGPAALWRSDGTTAGTVPFKVFPVEGLTFRDFGSFTAVGSRLFFTMNDPVVGSELWVTDGTAVGTRLVKDITPGIEGSSLSNLTSLGGELSFFRATASGMELWRSNGTDAGTRRVVAFGPEESMASPTLRTDGALLFFLQDAVHGTRLWRTDGTAAGTQVVKRLDAGQPPVTAARLSYTGQGLFTLLDEGNNTEVWRTNGTAAGTVRLETFGKVVQLLGSTGPYVVVAARTADNEHLKLYRLSLAGGGKATVTTLPNPFQGQLSNDPSVQDSQEAGGRVYFSERISSPGPAARQVSLWVTNGTEEGTLQLSQRLITSDVRSSPLFNTGGGTLLFSSGDGGDGILPQVTNGTPAGTGTVTTSSPGGNTPEEFTRAGNTIFFRAYSGVHGDALWSVPVNVTCTPLSERR from the coding sequence ATGCGCTTGGGATTCGCGTATGTCCTTGCGGTGCTGGGACTGTGGGGCTGTGGCGGGGTGCAGGACCCGGAGGCGCCAGCGGTGGAGGAGCGGGAGGTCCAGGCCCAGGCTTGCACGCCCGCGCTGGCGGCCACCAAGGTGAAGGACATCCTCCCGCCTGACGCGCCCCTGCCTTCACCGTTCCGTCCGATTCCCACGGGGCTGACGAACGTGCAGGGCACGCTGTACTTCTCCGCGGACCCCTACCAGGGGCCGGCGGCCCTGTGGCGCAGTGACGGCACGACGGCGGGCACCGTGCCGTTCAAGGTGTTCCCTGTCGAAGGGCTGACCTTCCGCGACTTCGGCTCCTTCACCGCCGTGGGCTCGCGCCTCTTCTTCACGATGAACGACCCGGTGGTTGGCTCGGAGCTGTGGGTGACGGACGGGACGGCGGTGGGGACGCGGCTGGTGAAGGACATCACGCCGGGCATCGAGGGCTCCTCCCTGTCGAATCTCACCTCCCTGGGGGGCGAGCTGAGCTTCTTCCGCGCGACGGCGAGCGGGATGGAGCTGTGGCGCTCGAACGGCACGGACGCGGGGACGCGCCGGGTGGTGGCCTTCGGCCCCGAGGAGTCGATGGCTTCTCCCACGTTGCGGACGGACGGCGCGCTGCTGTTCTTCCTCCAGGACGCGGTCCACGGCACGCGCCTGTGGAGGACGGATGGCACCGCGGCGGGAACCCAGGTCGTCAAGCGCCTGGACGCGGGCCAGCCGCCCGTGACGGCGGCGCGGCTCAGCTACACCGGCCAGGGGCTGTTCACGCTGCTCGACGAGGGAAACAACACGGAGGTGTGGCGGACGAACGGCACGGCGGCGGGCACCGTGCGCCTGGAGACCTTCGGCAAGGTGGTGCAGTTGTTGGGATCGACGGGCCCGTACGTCGTCGTGGCCGCGCGCACCGCGGACAACGAGCACCTGAAGCTGTACCGCCTGTCGCTGGCGGGAGGCGGCAAGGCGACGGTGACGACGCTGCCCAACCCCTTCCAGGGCCAGCTCTCCAACGACCCCTCCGTCCAGGATTCGCAGGAGGCGGGCGGCAGAGTCTACTTCTCCGAGCGGATCAGCTCGCCGGGCCCCGCGGCCCGTCAGGTCAGCCTGTGGGTGACGAACGGCACCGAGGAGGGGACGCTGCAGCTCAGCCAGCGGCTCATCACGTCGGACGTGCGCAGCTCGCCCCTGTTCAACACGGGCGGCGGCACGCTGCTCTTCAGCTCGGGGGACGGGGGCGATGGCATCCTGCCCCAGGTCACGAACGGGACGCCCGCGGGCACGGGCACCGTCACCACGTCCAGCCCGGGGGGGAACACGCCCGAGGAGTTCACGCGCGCTGGCAACACGATCTTCTTCCGGGCGTACTCCGGCGTCCACGGGGACGCGCTGTGGTCCGTGCCCGTCAACGTGACCTGCACGCCGCTCAGTGAGAGGCGGTGA
- a CDS encoding acetate/propionate family kinase, with the protein MSDPGAVLVINSGSSSLKFGLYVEQDGQEAVWLKGSVSPIGAEQARLVVKDGAGKQVRAVDVRHPSQEDALREAVRHLSELGGSRPLAIGHRVVHGGPHLRQHQALTPEVMKALEAATHFAPLHIPAALQLIRAAERQCPGLPQFVCFDTAFHATMPEVASTFPLPRSVRDQGVQRYGFHGLSYESIVARLAPQVPARTVVAHLGNGASLVALDHGRSVDTSMGFTPTGGVPSGTRTGDLDPGVLLFLMRTDGLGAEALEALVNKDSGLRGLSEGTSDMQALTRDAEAGSAAAALAVDVFTRGIAKTVGAYAAVLGGLDLLVFTGGIGENSARVRQGVCATLGHLGIRLEAQRNEASAELITADAASCPVRVLPSDEEVQIARHTRRLLRG; encoded by the coding sequence ATGAGCGACCCGGGCGCGGTGCTGGTCATCAACAGCGGCTCCTCGTCGCTGAAGTTCGGCCTCTATGTCGAGCAGGACGGCCAGGAGGCAGTGTGGCTCAAGGGCAGCGTGAGCCCCATTGGCGCGGAGCAGGCCCGGCTCGTCGTGAAGGACGGCGCGGGGAAGCAGGTGCGCGCGGTGGACGTGCGGCATCCGTCGCAGGAGGACGCCCTCCGCGAGGCCGTGCGGCACCTGAGCGAGCTGGGCGGCTCGCGGCCCCTGGCCATCGGGCACCGGGTGGTGCATGGCGGTCCCCACCTGCGCCAGCACCAGGCGCTGACGCCGGAGGTGATGAAGGCGCTGGAGGCGGCGACGCACTTCGCGCCGCTGCACATCCCCGCCGCGCTCCAGCTCATCCGGGCCGCGGAGCGGCAGTGTCCGGGCCTGCCGCAGTTCGTCTGCTTCGACACGGCCTTCCACGCGACGATGCCGGAGGTCGCTTCGACATTCCCCCTGCCCCGCTCCGTGCGCGACCAGGGCGTGCAGCGGTATGGCTTCCATGGCCTGTCGTATGAGTCCATCGTCGCGAGGCTCGCGCCCCAGGTGCCCGCTCGCACCGTGGTGGCGCACCTGGGCAACGGCGCGAGCCTCGTGGCGCTCGACCACGGGCGCTCCGTCGATACGTCCATGGGCTTCACGCCCACGGGCGGCGTCCCCAGCGGAACGCGCACCGGCGACCTGGATCCGGGCGTGTTGCTGTTCCTGATGCGCACGGACGGGCTGGGCGCGGAGGCGCTGGAGGCGCTGGTGAACAAGGACTCCGGGCTCCGGGGCCTGTCGGAGGGGACCAGCGACATGCAGGCCCTCACGCGCGACGCGGAGGCGGGCAGCGCGGCGGCGGCCCTGGCGGTGGACGTCTTCACGCGCGGAATCGCGAAGACGGTGGGCGCCTACGCGGCGGTGCTCGGCGGACTGGACCTGCTCGTGTTCACGGGCGGCATCGGGGAGAACAGCGCGCGGGTGCGCCAGGGCGTCTGCGCGACGCTCGGCCACCTGGGCATCCGGCTGGAGGCCCAGCGCAATGAGGCGAGCGCGGAGCTCATCACGGCCGATGCGGCGTCATGTCCCGTGCGCGTGCTGCCCAGCGATGAAGAGGTGCAGATTGCCCGTCACACGCGGCGGCTGCTCCGCGGGTGA
- a CDS encoding MDR family MFS transporter: protein MRTTHRPFTTLALALCLFVAALEMTVVSTAMPTVVSDLGGIQHYAWVFTAYMLSSTITVPIYGKLADLYGRKPVILFGTTLFLLSSIACGLSTSMNMLIAFRVLQGLGAGAMQPIAITIIGDIYTLEQRGKVQGAFSAVWGIAGLAGPLTGGLIVKYLTWHWIFFINIPIGIASMALLVAFFHEQLQAKARPRLDYAGAALLSSGVVALLFGVQGSGRSLLGLPIAAVLLTGFVFVELRAAEPIIPMSIFKIPTIAISNVAGALFSAAQFGATTYVPLYVQGVLGGSATMAGGMITPMIVGWPLASLIGGKIMVRTGFRPLIVGGLGLATIGTALMAFLLKPGASMLVPEIAMGLFGVGLGFAAMATMVAVQTTVGWELRGVATASNMFFRTIGGSLGVGLMGGVLVSQLMKDPNVPVSAAAELLGPEHGRGLAPAILESLGGALNTGLSINFWIMCAAMIAAFVAGLFFPKVKRVTTPVNLSDVTASH from the coding sequence ATGCGCACCACCCACCGACCCTTCACCACCCTGGCTCTGGCGCTGTGCCTCTTCGTGGCCGCGCTGGAGATGACCGTCGTCTCCACCGCCATGCCCACGGTGGTCAGCGACCTGGGCGGCATCCAGCACTACGCGTGGGTCTTCACCGCGTACATGCTGTCGTCCACCATCACCGTGCCCATCTACGGGAAGCTCGCCGACCTCTACGGCCGCAAGCCCGTCATCCTCTTCGGCACCACCCTGTTCCTGCTGTCCTCCATCGCGTGCGGGCTCTCCACGTCGATGAACATGCTGATCGCCTTCCGCGTCCTCCAGGGCCTGGGCGCGGGCGCCATGCAGCCCATCGCCATCACCATCATCGGGGACATCTACACGCTGGAGCAGCGCGGGAAGGTCCAGGGCGCGTTCAGCGCCGTGTGGGGCATCGCCGGCCTCGCGGGCCCGCTCACCGGTGGCCTCATCGTGAAGTACCTCACCTGGCACTGGATCTTCTTCATCAACATCCCCATCGGCATCGCGTCCATGGCGCTGCTCGTCGCGTTCTTCCACGAGCAGCTCCAGGCCAAGGCCCGCCCGCGGCTTGACTACGCGGGCGCGGCGCTCCTGTCCTCGGGCGTCGTGGCGCTGCTGTTCGGGGTGCAGGGCTCGGGGCGGTCGCTGCTCGGCCTTCCAATCGCCGCCGTGCTGCTCACCGGCTTCGTGTTCGTGGAGCTTCGCGCCGCCGAGCCCATCATCCCGATGAGCATCTTCAAGATTCCCACCATCGCCATCTCGAACGTGGCCGGCGCCCTCTTCTCCGCCGCCCAGTTCGGCGCGACCACCTACGTGCCCCTGTACGTGCAGGGCGTGCTCGGCGGTTCGGCCACCATGGCGGGCGGGATGATCACCCCGATGATCGTCGGCTGGCCGCTGGCGAGCCTCATCGGCGGCAAGATCATGGTCCGCACCGGGTTCCGGCCCCTCATCGTCGGTGGCCTGGGACTGGCGACGATTGGCACCGCGCTGATGGCGTTCCTGCTCAAGCCGGGGGCGTCCATGCTCGTGCCGGAGATCGCCATGGGGTTGTTTGGCGTTGGCCTGGGCTTCGCCGCCATGGCGACCATGGTCGCCGTGCAGACCACCGTGGGCTGGGAGCTTCGCGGCGTGGCCACGGCCAGCAACATGTTCTTCCGGACCATCGGCGGCTCGCTGGGCGTGGGCCTCATGGGCGGCGTGCTGGTGTCGCAGCTCATGAAGGATCCGAACGTCCCCGTGAGCGCCGCCGCGGAGCTGCTCGGGCCCGAGCACGGGCGCGGGCTGGCGCCCGCCATCCTCGAATCGCTCGGCGGCGCGCTGAACACGGGGCTGTCCATCAACTTCTGGATCATGTGCGCGGCGATGATCGCCGCGTTCGTCGCGGGCCTGTTCTTCCCCAAGGTGAAGCGCGTCACCACGCCGGTGAATCTGTCCGACGTCACCGCCTCTCACTGA
- a CDS encoding patatin-like phospholipase family protein has product MLSRVKSRTPGLPTRTIACVLFLTASNASAQALPSLQSATPKTVSLTVSGGVSLGSYEAGFLYYSGTSSQGERAVDLRLVTGASAGSLNALLAVMATCGVDASTPAQSLFWDIWVPIGFNDLFIPSSTTPLGVFSREALERRAGHIEQAWNRGLDPACDVVLGVSTTRLSPRALQAANGRLDLPRLEEKFAIRIQGRGKGRPPRATNYTTREGRRLELLLETDEQGEIPFGNLRELLLASMSFPIAFPPHPLRTCSPNASTKPGVCLPSEARRELFIDGGVFDNTPLRLAVGLARDGLRETADGKLEWRPVPQPDVRTTPPGIAFAFIDPDATEYPVAPPTPADASPTSLPATLAELLATFVDTARSKELAMLLEEEPEIAQRLTLPRRHFPAAGAPLFAFLGFFETSFRVFDFYLGMYDARRMMDDAFREGRTQAEKPRAAAMDGLGGWQPFACMSAVYDASPSAEQVCQGEALADFRALLQMSLDQLYDACSKPAVTVPAGAWRNTHCDRALAGQPPPRVPGLQPGEWPEWKQSDKESELAYSMRLLGAYGFGFRDLGVPKGRGELAVLRIRHLLGAAAHRLAAVQPASDKPTVRFASKLAVDSISYEPQRLSLHITMGPTESEVGLSVGASEMPLSSGLRFAGAVGFRGLEDVLSSGSSSDPFGVALTGGLEFQPRSEQTFLSQSRLALRAGWLFSANDGYGTNLCTDGGASHVTACSRPVVQALVGITFLEFLRAQVVGEWFPGSSSRKTLWSVAPGIGVELGL; this is encoded by the coding sequence ATGCTCAGTCGTGTGAAATCACGCACTCCTGGTCTGCCGACCCGAACCATCGCCTGTGTTCTGTTCCTGACTGCTTCGAACGCGAGCGCCCAAGCCCTCCCCTCCCTCCAATCCGCGACGCCGAAGACCGTATCGCTTACCGTGAGCGGAGGCGTGTCCCTGGGGTCATATGAGGCAGGTTTCCTGTACTACTCAGGGACGTCCTCACAAGGGGAGCGCGCCGTGGACCTGCGGCTCGTGACGGGTGCTTCCGCGGGAAGCCTCAACGCCCTGCTGGCGGTCATGGCTACCTGTGGCGTGGATGCATCGACGCCGGCACAGTCGCTGTTCTGGGACATCTGGGTACCCATTGGCTTCAACGACCTGTTCATCCCGTCCTCGACAACGCCGCTGGGTGTCTTCTCCCGGGAGGCGCTGGAACGCCGTGCCGGTCACATTGAACAGGCCTGGAATCGCGGCCTGGACCCAGCCTGCGACGTCGTGCTCGGAGTATCGACGACGCGCCTGTCGCCTCGTGCGCTCCAGGCCGCGAATGGACGGCTCGACCTGCCCCGGCTCGAAGAGAAGTTCGCCATCCGCATCCAGGGACGTGGGAAGGGACGGCCTCCTCGCGCAACCAATTACACCACTCGCGAGGGCCGGCGTCTGGAGCTGCTGCTGGAGACAGACGAGCAGGGGGAAATCCCTTTCGGGAATCTGCGCGAGCTGCTGCTCGCATCCATGTCCTTCCCCATCGCCTTCCCGCCCCACCCCCTGCGAACCTGCTCACCCAACGCGTCCACCAAGCCAGGCGTGTGCCTGCCATCGGAGGCGCGGCGGGAGCTGTTCATTGATGGCGGTGTCTTTGACAACACGCCCCTTCGCCTGGCCGTGGGGCTGGCTCGCGATGGCTTGCGCGAAACAGCGGATGGCAAGCTGGAGTGGCGTCCAGTTCCACAGCCGGACGTGCGCACGACGCCCCCGGGCATCGCGTTCGCCTTCATCGACCCGGATGCCACCGAGTACCCGGTAGCCCCGCCCACTCCGGCTGACGCCAGTCCCACCTCCCTGCCCGCGACACTCGCGGAGCTCCTCGCCACCTTCGTGGACACAGCGCGCTCGAAGGAACTGGCCATGCTCCTGGAGGAAGAACCGGAGATCGCCCAGCGCCTCACCTTGCCGCGCCGACACTTCCCCGCTGCCGGTGCCCCCCTGTTCGCGTTCCTGGGCTTCTTCGAGACCAGCTTCCGTGTCTTTGATTTCTACCTGGGCATGTATGACGCCCGCCGGATGATGGATGACGCGTTCCGGGAAGGGCGGACGCAGGCGGAAAAGCCACGCGCGGCGGCGATGGATGGTCTTGGCGGATGGCAGCCTTTCGCCTGCATGAGCGCCGTCTATGACGCCTCTCCGAGCGCGGAGCAGGTGTGTCAGGGTGAAGCGCTGGCGGACTTCCGGGCACTGTTGCAGATGTCGCTGGACCAGCTCTACGACGCCTGTAGCAAGCCCGCGGTGACAGTCCCCGCTGGCGCATGGCGCAACACGCACTGTGATCGCGCCCTCGCGGGACAGCCGCCGCCGAGGGTCCCCGGCCTCCAGCCTGGCGAATGGCCGGAATGGAAGCAGAGCGACAAGGAATCAGAGCTGGCGTATTCGATGCGACTGCTCGGAGCCTATGGCTTTGGCTTTCGCGACCTCGGCGTGCCGAAGGGCCGGGGAGAGCTCGCGGTGCTGCGCATCCGCCATCTACTCGGAGCCGCCGCCCACCGGCTCGCGGCGGTGCAGCCCGCCTCCGACAAGCCCACGGTCCGCTTCGCCAGCAAACTCGCGGTGGACAGCATCAGCTATGAGCCCCAGCGGCTGTCGCTGCACATCACCATGGGGCCCACCGAGAGCGAGGTCGGCTTGAGCGTCGGCGCCTCCGAGATGCCTCTGTCGTCCGGGCTCCGGTTCGCGGGCGCGGTCGGGTTCCGGGGACTCGAGGATGTCCTCTCCTCCGGCAGCAGCAGCGACCCCTTCGGCGTGGCCCTCACGGGCGGACTGGAGTTCCAGCCCCGCTCGGAGCAGACCTTCCTCTCCCAAAGTCGCCTCGCGCTTCGTGCCGGATGGTTGTTCAGCGCGAACGATGGCTACGGGACGAACCTCTGCACGGACGGCGGCGCCAGCCATGTGACCGCGTGCTCACGGCCCGTCGTCCAGGCGCTCGTGGGCATCACCTTCCTGGAGTTCCTCCGCGCCCAAGTCGTCGGTGAGTGGTTCCCGGGAAGCAGCTCCCGGAAGACCCTCTGGTCCGTGGCCCCGGGCATTGGCGTGGAGCTTGGGCTCTAA
- a CDS encoding phosphoketolase family protein yields the protein MAGPLSDEELQKIDAYWRAANYLSVGQIYLKDNPLLERPLTREDIKPRLLGHFGTTPGLNFIYVHLNRIIRNHRANMMYVIGPGHGAPGIIANTFLEGSYTELYPNIERNRDGMKRLFRQFSWPYGVPSHDAPEVPGSISEGGELGYSLLHAYGAVLDNPDLIVPCVVGDGEAETGALAASWHSNKFINPITDGAVLPILHLNGYKIANPTVLARIDPDELESLFKGYGYKPYVLEGDDPKDMHQRMAEVLDTLYAEIQRIQRHAREKNDPTRPRWPMLVLRTPKGWTGPKVVDGKPVEGTWRAHQVPLEEVRDNPEHLKILEAWLHGYRPRELFDANGTFREELADIAPKGRLRMGVNVHSNGGQLLVPLVLPAFRDYAIDPGVPGSKQVSATRVLGGYLRDVMRNNLAAKNFRMFAPDENASNRLQDVYAVSGKSWDAKLEATDENLSVDGRVMEVLSEHLCQGWLEGYLLTGRHGFFSCYEAFIHIIDSMFNQHAKWIKSARELPWRKPIASLNYLLSSHVWRQDHNGFSHQDPGFIDHVANKKADTVRIYLPPDANTLLSVTDHCLRSKNYVNLIIAGKQPSPVWLDMPSAVRHCSAGIGTWDWAGNDDGDPDVVMACAGDVPTLETMAAVTLLREWAPELKVRVVNVVDVFTLAPVNVHPHGLNEEDFNRLFTTDKPVVFAFHGYPTLVHKLTYNRANHANIHVHGFKEEGTTTTPFDMTVLNDMDRFTLALDAIRHAKAARHLVDDAEQRFSEVRQRHKLYVSEHGEDMPEVADWKWSAR from the coding sequence ATGGCGGGTCCGCTGAGTGACGAGGAGCTGCAGAAGATCGACGCCTACTGGCGCGCGGCGAACTACCTGTCCGTCGGGCAGATCTACCTCAAGGACAACCCGCTGCTGGAGCGGCCCCTCACGCGCGAGGACATCAAGCCGCGCCTGCTGGGCCACTTCGGCACCACGCCCGGCCTCAACTTCATCTACGTCCACCTGAACCGCATCATCCGGAACCACCGGGCCAACATGATGTATGTCATTGGGCCCGGTCACGGCGCGCCCGGCATCATCGCCAACACGTTCCTCGAAGGCTCCTACACGGAGCTGTACCCCAACATCGAGCGCAACCGCGACGGCATGAAGCGCCTGTTCCGCCAGTTCTCCTGGCCCTACGGCGTGCCCAGCCACGACGCGCCGGAGGTCCCCGGCTCCATCAGCGAGGGCGGCGAGCTGGGCTACTCGCTGCTGCACGCGTACGGCGCCGTGCTGGACAACCCGGACCTCATCGTCCCCTGCGTCGTCGGAGACGGCGAGGCGGAGACTGGCGCGCTCGCCGCGAGCTGGCACTCCAACAAGTTCATCAACCCCATCACCGACGGCGCGGTGCTGCCCATCCTGCACCTCAACGGGTACAAGATCGCCAACCCCACGGTGCTCGCGCGCATCGACCCCGACGAGCTGGAGTCCCTCTTCAAGGGCTACGGCTACAAGCCCTACGTCCTGGAGGGCGACGACCCGAAGGACATGCACCAGCGGATGGCGGAGGTGCTCGACACCCTCTACGCCGAGATCCAGCGCATCCAGCGCCACGCTCGCGAGAAGAACGACCCCACACGCCCGCGCTGGCCCATGCTCGTGCTGCGCACGCCCAAGGGGTGGACAGGCCCGAAGGTGGTGGACGGCAAGCCGGTGGAGGGCACCTGGCGCGCCCACCAGGTGCCGCTGGAGGAGGTGCGCGACAACCCCGAGCACCTGAAGATCCTGGAGGCGTGGCTCCACGGCTACCGCCCCCGCGAGCTGTTCGACGCGAACGGCACCTTCCGCGAGGAGCTGGCGGACATCGCGCCCAAGGGCCGGCTGCGCATGGGCGTCAACGTGCACTCGAACGGTGGCCAGCTGCTGGTGCCGCTCGTGCTGCCGGCCTTCCGTGACTACGCCATCGACCCGGGCGTCCCAGGCTCGAAGCAGGTCAGCGCCACCAGGGTGCTGGGCGGCTACCTGCGGGACGTGATGCGCAACAACCTGGCGGCGAAGAACTTCCGCATGTTCGCTCCGGACGAGAACGCGTCCAACCGGCTCCAGGACGTCTACGCCGTCAGCGGCAAGAGCTGGGACGCGAAGCTGGAGGCCACGGACGAGAACCTCTCCGTCGACGGCCGCGTGATGGAGGTCCTGAGCGAGCACCTCTGCCAGGGCTGGCTGGAGGGCTACCTGCTCACCGGACGCCACGGCTTCTTCTCCTGCTACGAGGCGTTCATCCACATCATCGATTCGATGTTCAACCAGCACGCCAAGTGGATCAAAAGCGCCCGGGAGCTGCCGTGGCGCAAGCCCATCGCGTCGCTGAACTACCTGCTCAGCTCGCACGTGTGGCGGCAGGACCACAACGGGTTCTCCCACCAGGACCCGGGCTTCATCGACCACGTGGCCAACAAGAAGGCGGACACGGTGCGCATCTACCTGCCGCCGGACGCGAACACGCTGCTGTCGGTGACGGACCACTGCCTGCGCTCGAAGAACTACGTGAACCTCATCATCGCGGGGAAGCAGCCCTCGCCGGTGTGGCTGGACATGCCGAGCGCCGTGCGCCACTGCTCGGCGGGCATCGGCACATGGGACTGGGCCGGCAATGACGACGGCGACCCGGACGTGGTGATGGCGTGCGCGGGGGACGTGCCCACCCTGGAGACGATGGCCGCGGTGACGCTGCTGCGCGAATGGGCCCCGGAGCTCAAGGTGCGCGTCGTCAACGTGGTGGACGTGTTCACGCTCGCGCCCGTGAACGTCCATCCGCATGGGCTCAACGAGGAGGACTTCAACCGCCTGTTCACCACGGACAAGCCCGTGGTGTTCGCGTTCCACGGCTACCCGACGCTCGTGCACAAGCTCACGTACAACCGGGCCAACCACGCCAACATCCACGTGCACGGATTCAAGGAAGAGGGCACCACGACGACGCCGTTCGACATGACGGTGCTCAACGACATGGACCGCTTCACCCTGGCGCTGGATGCCATCCGGCACGCGAAGGCCGCGCGGCACCTGGTGGACGACGCGGAGCAGCGCTTCAGCGAAGTGCGCCAGCGGCACAAGCTCTACGTGTCGGAGCACGGCGAGGACATGCCCGAGGTGGCTGACTGGAAGTGGAGCGCGCGATGA
- a CDS encoding GNAT family N-acetyltransferase: MDSVAVTEIGQFDAGLQELFCDYVPQVFRRADFRRWRAWGEWNDAYRAFALLEAGRVVANASVMRMRLLLEGREVTAYQLGAVGCLPSHRGRGLARVVMNAALDGCGEAPVLLFANPKVRQFYPRFGFQPQMQTLFSASYEAVPEGTPAPTLSLEEAAVRAGLTMLSSEGLPSTERFGARGYGAVASWPVANGFARPLRQLGTEAWVFAGVEGETLYLDDVFAREPFDLRAWIPRLIDQPIRDIRFGFTPERYWPGAVASGEDMEADLFVRNLHPSREANRFPVMAHT, translated from the coding sequence ATGGACTCCGTTGCGGTCACTGAGATCGGGCAGTTCGATGCCGGGTTGCAGGAGCTGTTCTGTGACTATGTGCCCCAGGTGTTCCGCCGCGCGGATTTCCGTCGTTGGCGCGCATGGGGTGAGTGGAACGACGCCTATCGTGCGTTCGCTTTGCTGGAGGCCGGCCGCGTGGTGGCCAATGCCTCCGTGATGCGGATGCGTCTGCTGCTGGAAGGGCGCGAGGTGACGGCCTACCAGCTTGGGGCCGTGGGCTGCCTGCCGTCGCATCGTGGACGGGGACTGGCACGGGTGGTCATGAACGCAGCGCTGGACGGGTGCGGGGAGGCACCGGTGTTGCTCTTCGCCAACCCCAAGGTGCGTCAGTTCTACCCGCGCTTCGGGTTCCAACCGCAGATGCAGACGTTGTTCTCCGCCAGCTACGAAGCCGTGCCTGAAGGCACACCCGCCCCCACGCTCTCACTGGAGGAAGCGGCCGTGCGCGCTGGACTCACCATGCTCTCCAGCGAGGGACTTCCTTCCACGGAGCGCTTCGGCGCGCGGGGCTACGGGGCGGTGGCGAGCTGGCCCGTGGCCAATGGCTTCGCGAGGCCGCTGCGCCAACTGGGAACGGAGGCCTGGGTGTTCGCGGGAGTGGAGGGCGAGACGCTGTATCTCGACGACGTCTTCGCCCGTGAGCCCTTCGACCTGCGGGCCTGGATCCCCCGGCTGATTGACCAACCCATCCGGGACATCCGCTTCGGCTTCACCCCGGAGCGCTACTGGCCCGGTGCGGTGGCCTCCGGTGAGGACATGGAGGCCGACCTGTTCGTGCGCAACCTGCATCCCTCACGTGAGGCCAACCGGTTCCCGGTCATGGCCCACACGTGA